In the genome of Oceaniferula marina, one region contains:
- a CDS encoding PEP-CTERM sorting domain-containing protein codes for MKYTKLMTLAGVVGACASAQAATISLNGFSNTDHGSTGTMNGTVSGDGVDGDASAGSTGSTVFAVSNDIRNGDSSPQTLEYTVSGLNIDGVGGFNDSFVIQFTVTTDGQNFNVLQDSSDLPKNAGWLSSGETSLNANGEYVQFQFAAMTVNLNGGTNNGTGAWLGFTSASVGSWGSNDVATFNGISRAYNSDDSKVFDLTAGGNDNSLIADFDTAANTEGTLDAAGAWRPEAWSFQVEVNAVPEPSSTALIGLGGFALILRRRK; via the coding sequence ATGAAATACACAAAATTAATGACCCTTGCCGGGGTGGTCGGGGCCTGTGCTTCTGCTCAAGCAGCAACGATATCTTTGAATGGTTTTTCCAATACGGATCATGGATCGACGGGTACGATGAATGGCACCGTCAGTGGTGATGGTGTTGATGGTGACGCTTCGGCGGGCTCAACGGGATCGACTGTTTTTGCCGTGAGCAACGATATTCGCAATGGAGACTCATCGCCTCAGACTTTGGAATACACGGTATCAGGGTTGAATATCGATGGCGTCGGAGGCTTTAACGATTCCTTTGTGATTCAATTTACAGTGACCACTGATGGGCAGAACTTTAATGTATTGCAAGATTCGAGCGACCTTCCGAAGAATGCGGGATGGCTTTCGAGTGGTGAAACGTCATTGAATGCAAATGGTGAATATGTGCAGTTCCAATTTGCCGCGATGACCGTAAATTTGAATGGAGGAACGAATAATGGTACGGGGGCCTGGCTTGGGTTTACTTCAGCGAGTGTCGGTTCGTGGGGTTCAAATGATGTGGCGACCTTCAACGGTATTTCCCGCGCCTACAATTCAGACGACAGTAAGGTGTTTGATCTTACGGCAGGAGGTAATGACAACAGCCTGATTGCGGATTTTGACACAGCTGCAAACACTGAAGGAACGCTTGACGCCGCAGGGGCATGGCGCCCCGAGGCCTGGAGTTTTCAGGTTGAAGTGAACGCAGTTCCAGAGCCCTCTTCCACAGCCCTGATTGGTTTAGGTGGCTTTGCTCTGATCCTGCGCCGTCGCAAGTAG
- a CDS encoding PEP-CTERM sorting domain-containing protein: MKHMKAMAILGLIVSFEAVQAASTSIDLQLSRRLDNGDTSSSVGTIAITTLNEGNPGAATQSMLYTVTGLTLDSVGTADDQITFEMGLAGSSSSGTVVGMGASYGAWGIADGSGSASLIENDEALTFGFVAATVTLGAGAFESASVSFDGFTGFSALNVAAGETFNISGTAANNVTGASIASNGDLYSFTGSESAFTVEGNEGAMRYNLVQASVTINTVPEPSASVLIALAGISLILRRRK, from the coding sequence ATGAAACACATGAAAGCGATGGCCATTTTAGGTCTGATTGTTTCGTTTGAAGCTGTTCAGGCCGCTTCAACATCCATCGACCTTCAATTAAGTAGAAGGTTGGATAATGGAGATACCTCTTCATCCGTAGGGACGATAGCGATCACAACCCTCAATGAAGGCAACCCCGGAGCAGCAACGCAAAGTATGCTCTATACCGTTACGGGCCTTACACTTGATTCGGTAGGGACTGCTGATGATCAAATCACCTTTGAAATGGGGCTCGCCGGTTCCTCCTCTTCGGGTACGGTGGTGGGGATGGGGGCCAGCTATGGAGCGTGGGGGATTGCCGACGGCTCGGGTAGTGCATCCTTGATCGAGAATGATGAAGCTCTGACCTTTGGTTTTGTTGCGGCGACAGTAACGCTCGGCGCAGGAGCCTTTGAGTCCGCTTCGGTCAGCTTTGATGGTTTTACAGGTTTTAGTGCCTTGAATGTGGCGGCGGGAGAAACCTTTAATATTTCAGGCACGGCGGCGAATAATGTCACGGGTGCAAGTATAGCTTCCAACGGGGATCTGTATAGTTTTACGGGCTCTGAGTCGGCGTTTACGGTCGAAGGCAATGAAGGGGCGATGCGTTACAATCTTGTGCAAGCTTCTGTCACGATCAACACGGTTCCCGAACCCTCGGCCTCGGTTCTGATCGCCTTAGCTGGTATTTCCTTGATCTTGCGGCGACGCAAGTAG
- a CDS encoding PEP-CTERM sorting domain-containing protein, whose product MKYKNTMACLGLIASFGTGQAATFFTNANMDNDWSNAGNWDNGLPDGSNDARVNNGHTANIGAAVNGGKPIIGGSSTGIVNVNTGKLSGSDIVVGDGSGGVGILNIASGTTLEIAGAGADLIIGRNGGYGTVDVYGYLDARKATEIRNGMLIMRQGSTHNAIQDEFDVRDTGVMVFETNGTIISTLNGSSVLVELASDSTLDMRLGGVYSVGDTWTIMNGITSFGGVGDDGDGQWGTVYNSTNAGHEFTVHYNDDLGADAGTMVVELTAIPEPSTSALIGLAGISLILRRRM is encoded by the coding sequence ATGAAATATAAAAATACAATGGCTTGTTTAGGGCTGATCGCGTCTTTTGGCACGGGGCAGGCGGCGACTTTTTTTACCAATGCCAACATGGACAATGATTGGAGTAATGCTGGTAATTGGGATAATGGCTTGCCTGATGGCTCAAATGATGCCCGCGTAAATAATGGTCATACGGCAAACATTGGAGCGGCGGTGAACGGAGGGAAGCCGATTATTGGTGGCAGTTCAACAGGGATAGTCAACGTCAATACAGGTAAGTTAAGCGGTTCTGACATCGTTGTTGGCGATGGAAGTGGAGGCGTAGGGATTCTCAATATAGCCAGTGGGACAACCTTGGAAATTGCAGGGGCTGGCGCAGATTTAATCATTGGAAGAAATGGAGGCTATGGAACGGTGGATGTTTACGGCTACTTGGATGCACGAAAAGCAACGGAGATTCGCAATGGCATGCTTATTATGCGTCAAGGATCTACTCACAATGCGATTCAGGATGAGTTCGATGTGAGAGACACAGGTGTTATGGTCTTTGAAACCAATGGAACGATTATTTCAACCCTGAATGGGAGCTCGGTCTTAGTGGAATTGGCATCGGATTCAACTCTCGATATGAGATTGGGAGGGGTCTATTCCGTAGGTGATACATGGACGATTATGAATGGTATTACTAGCTTCGGCGGAGTGGGGGATGATGGAGATGGACAATGGGGGACTGTATATAATTCAACGAATGCAGGTCATGAATTCACGGTACACTACAATGATGACCTGGGGGCTGATGCTGGCACGATGGTGGTCGAATTAACGGCTATCCCCGAGCCCTCTACGTCAGCTCTGATCGGACTCGCTGGCATCTCGCTGATCCTGCGTCGACGCATGTAG
- a CDS encoding LamG-like jellyroll fold domain-containing protein has protein sequence MNECRVEKGDEMDLLASEWMDGVLEDEGKQKLQEMLRQSSDLRKRFLDLVHTDTLAEQALKSEQLIADPVLPVDTILVEQRRHSVKIALLAAAAVVLMGVMLLSLFLAPEREPGQLAFRVSEGSRFTLTHDSTHDELPKGQTLVEGSRLELSQGSVELRFASGVRSVIMAPADVVLRHEGLLSLDRGTAWFDVPENAKGFTVQTTQMKVVDLGTQFGVSSQPGEELDQVHVFKGKVKALARRGQREEVLLEAGQARELEPTGRMKMVDCHPDQFLDSLPKTLPYLHWSFDSLEDDVLQVGGTHPEVSGLQTRLYSPDGGAQLVPGKSGQALYLDGEESYVVTNWEGFDGDRPRTMAFWLKVPELPKGKNNYGLVGWGDNRFPGGKWALSVRRSGKAKYGDTVQLLLNLGKGMVTVANGLESGRWHHVALSYSGALDQDDEFAFVQAYVDGERVQTQAAGIEVDRKINTTIHSKSSQPLVMGVRVRKDKNIAERRYFKGMMDELYIFDGSLDDVQIRSLINP, from the coding sequence ATGAACGAGTGTCGGGTGGAAAAGGGTGATGAAATGGATCTGTTGGCCAGTGAGTGGATGGACGGAGTACTGGAGGATGAGGGGAAGCAAAAGCTTCAGGAGATGTTGAGGCAGAGCTCGGATCTTCGGAAGCGTTTCTTGGACTTGGTGCACACGGATACCTTGGCGGAGCAGGCACTTAAGTCGGAGCAGCTCATCGCCGATCCGGTGTTGCCGGTTGATACGATTCTGGTTGAGCAGAGGCGGCACTCGGTCAAGATTGCATTATTGGCGGCGGCAGCGGTCGTATTGATGGGCGTCATGTTGTTGAGTTTGTTTTTGGCTCCGGAACGTGAGCCTGGGCAGCTTGCATTCCGGGTATCCGAGGGTTCCCGTTTTACCCTGACCCATGATTCGACCCACGATGAGCTTCCGAAAGGGCAGACTTTGGTGGAAGGATCCCGGTTGGAGTTGTCCCAAGGTAGTGTGGAGTTGCGGTTTGCCTCCGGCGTGCGCTCCGTGATTATGGCTCCGGCGGATGTGGTTTTACGTCATGAAGGTTTGTTGAGTCTGGATCGAGGTACTGCTTGGTTCGATGTGCCTGAGAATGCGAAAGGATTTACGGTGCAAACCACGCAGATGAAAGTGGTCGACTTGGGGACGCAGTTTGGTGTGAGCTCTCAGCCGGGCGAGGAACTCGACCAGGTGCATGTGTTCAAGGGGAAGGTGAAGGCGCTTGCGCGTCGTGGACAGCGCGAGGAAGTCTTGCTGGAGGCTGGGCAGGCTCGGGAGTTGGAGCCGACCGGTAGAATGAAGATGGTGGATTGCCACCCGGACCAATTTTTGGATTCGTTGCCAAAAACCTTACCTTATTTACACTGGAGTTTTGATTCCTTGGAAGATGATGTGCTGCAGGTGGGTGGGACCCACCCCGAAGTTTCTGGCTTGCAAACCCGGCTTTATTCTCCTGATGGCGGAGCTCAGCTTGTTCCAGGTAAATCAGGGCAAGCCCTGTACCTTGATGGAGAAGAAAGTTATGTTGTGACCAATTGGGAGGGGTTTGACGGCGACCGCCCCCGGACGATGGCATTTTGGTTGAAGGTGCCCGAACTGCCCAAAGGAAAAAACAATTACGGTTTGGTGGGTTGGGGTGACAATCGTTTCCCCGGGGGTAAATGGGCGCTTTCCGTGCGTCGATCCGGAAAAGCCAAATACGGAGATACGGTTCAGCTCTTGTTGAATCTCGGCAAAGGAATGGTGACCGTGGCGAACGGGCTTGAGAGCGGTCGGTGGCACCACGTTGCCTTGAGTTATTCAGGGGCTTTGGATCAGGATGATGAATTTGCCTTTGTGCAGGCTTATGTCGATGGCGAGCGTGTCCAAACGCAGGCGGCTGGAATCGAGGTGGACCGAAAAATCAACACCACGATTCATTCGAAGTCATCCCAGCCTCTGGTGATGGGAGTGCGGGTGCGGAAGGATAAAAATATTGCTGAACGCCGCTACTTCAAAGGGATGATGGATGAGCTGTATATTTTTGACGGGTCGCTTGATGATGTGCAAATCCGAAGCTTGATCAATCCATAG
- a CDS encoding sigma-70 family RNA polymerase sigma factor gives MPALQTIDPESSQTDDFISLLTGHQDILLTFIRGSIGDLATAKDILQEVNLILWKKSSQFKMGSNFKAWALKTAQFQILGNYRDKQRSKLVFDPDLVDQLATEASHVDDDWKKDQRLEALEICLQKLPDKQRSLLDSRYRAGGSIKELAQALNSSTSRLKMILFRARKNLRDCIMMRVESSQQGKGLTQ, from the coding sequence ATGCCCGCATTACAGACAATCGATCCAGAGTCGTCCCAGACTGATGATTTCATCAGCCTGCTGACGGGGCATCAGGATATTTTGCTGACTTTTATTCGGGGGTCGATAGGAGACTTGGCTACAGCCAAGGATATTTTACAGGAGGTGAATCTGATCCTTTGGAAGAAGTCATCCCAATTCAAGATGGGATCGAATTTCAAGGCCTGGGCACTGAAAACAGCCCAATTCCAAATCCTGGGGAACTATCGGGACAAACAGCGAAGCAAGTTGGTGTTCGACCCTGACCTTGTGGATCAGCTGGCGACCGAAGCTTCTCATGTGGATGATGACTGGAAAAAAGATCAACGCTTGGAGGCTCTGGAGATTTGCTTGCAAAAACTCCCTGATAAGCAGCGGAGCCTTCTGGACTCCCGATACCGTGCCGGTGGTTCGATCAAGGAACTGGCCCAGGCGCTCAACTCATCGACGAGCCGGCTAAAAATGATTTTATTTCGGGCACGTAAAAATTTGCGTGATTGTATCATGATGCGTGTGGAATCAAGCCAACAAGGAAAGGGGCTGACTCAATGA
- a CDS encoding beta-N-acetylhexosaminidase, with protein sequence MDTKQITKLAAALLTATACTLLPAQAETPPVIPQPAKVEHKQGKFTFSPSLSLSSSKDCATDLQFFAKELRKVTGWKIPIKNSGNIHCELNPKLTSGYSLNITPEQIVIQAADHASLFHGFQTLRQLGPVDLFGNQASTSLKQGWSVPCLHISDAPRFAWRGVLVDVSRHFQSKEEMLKLLDSMAMVKLNVLHWHLTDDQGWRPEIKAYPKLTAKSKQFYSQTDLKEIVAYASQRGITIVPEIDVPGHSAAVARAYPELCVKRLDKEGRYNVYDVSNPDVYVFLDAVFKEMAAIFPGSYIHLGADEVGKGAWKKDPGCQAYMKKHKIKSLHDLQADFVQKVCRIIENHGKKPIAWDEAMEGGGDQQLAIMSWRGVQPGMEAAKRGHQVVLCPVSALYYDRTQSRSKQHPRGYSSNTVGLSQSYFFEPRIPTLPAAAKQRIMGAQGCVWGEKIRSGDHLQRQVMLRGAALAEALWSPRPSLNYQDFLSRLETHRKRLDARGIPYWWEPESTPIQVSSWQSIVGKSQPRVDVSKHITRSGLHEFLFHYQIGNGSFHILNAELLENGKVVAQDKHAYTATVEPRRPNQYYRLILPNFNPDARYELRYQIEAVKGGASGTIMLVPALAPDAYAPDRAPDSGANVANQKQPDEL encoded by the coding sequence ATGGACACCAAACAGATTACGAAGCTCGCTGCTGCGCTGCTCACCGCTACCGCATGCACCCTCCTTCCAGCCCAAGCGGAAACACCCCCCGTCATCCCCCAACCAGCCAAGGTCGAACACAAACAAGGCAAGTTCACCTTCTCTCCGAGCCTCAGCCTTTCTTCATCCAAGGACTGCGCCACAGATCTTCAATTTTTTGCCAAAGAACTCCGCAAGGTCACTGGATGGAAAATCCCCATCAAAAACAGCGGAAACATTCACTGCGAACTGAACCCCAAGCTCACATCCGGCTACAGCCTGAACATCACACCGGAACAAATTGTCATCCAAGCTGCCGACCACGCTTCTCTTTTCCATGGCTTCCAAACGCTGCGCCAGCTCGGCCCGGTCGATCTCTTCGGTAACCAAGCTTCCACCTCTCTGAAACAAGGATGGAGCGTCCCTTGCCTGCACATCAGCGATGCCCCCCGCTTCGCGTGGCGCGGAGTCCTCGTCGATGTCTCCCGCCATTTTCAAAGCAAAGAGGAAATGCTCAAACTGCTGGACTCCATGGCCATGGTCAAACTCAACGTCCTGCACTGGCACCTGACCGACGACCAAGGATGGCGCCCCGAGATCAAAGCCTATCCAAAACTCACGGCAAAAAGCAAACAGTTCTACTCCCAGACCGATTTAAAAGAGATTGTCGCCTACGCCAGCCAGCGCGGCATCACCATCGTCCCGGAAATCGATGTCCCCGGCCACAGTGCCGCCGTCGCCCGTGCCTACCCCGAACTCTGTGTCAAACGCTTGGATAAAGAAGGTCGCTACAACGTCTACGATGTCTCCAACCCCGATGTTTACGTCTTCCTCGATGCCGTTTTCAAGGAAATGGCAGCTATCTTCCCCGGCAGCTACATCCACCTCGGTGCCGACGAAGTAGGCAAAGGAGCGTGGAAAAAAGATCCGGGCTGCCAGGCTTACATGAAAAAACACAAGATCAAATCCCTGCACGACCTGCAGGCGGACTTCGTCCAAAAAGTCTGCCGGATCATCGAAAACCATGGTAAAAAACCCATCGCTTGGGACGAAGCCATGGAAGGTGGCGGCGATCAACAACTCGCCATCATGAGCTGGCGTGGCGTGCAACCCGGAATGGAAGCCGCCAAACGCGGCCATCAGGTCGTGCTCTGCCCGGTCTCAGCCCTCTACTACGACCGTACCCAGTCACGCAGCAAACAGCATCCGCGAGGCTACTCAAGCAATACCGTGGGCCTCAGCCAAAGCTACTTCTTCGAACCCCGTATCCCAACCCTGCCCGCGGCCGCCAAACAACGGATCATGGGAGCCCAAGGCTGTGTCTGGGGTGAAAAAATCCGCAGCGGAGATCACCTGCAACGCCAAGTCATGCTCCGTGGGGCCGCCCTTGCCGAAGCCCTCTGGTCACCACGACCAAGCCTCAACTATCAGGATTTTCTCAGCCGACTCGAAACCCATCGCAAGCGCTTGGATGCCCGTGGTATTCCGTACTGGTGGGAGCCGGAAAGCACCCCCATACAAGTATCCTCATGGCAATCGATCGTGGGCAAATCCCAGCCGCGGGTCGATGTCAGTAAGCACATCACACGCTCCGGCCTCCATGAGTTTCTCTTCCACTACCAAATCGGCAATGGCAGCTTCCACATTCTGAACGCCGAGCTCTTGGAAAATGGCAAGGTTGTGGCCCAAGACAAACACGCCTACACCGCAACCGTAGAACCACGCCGGCCCAACCAATACTACCGACTAATCCTACCAAACTTTAACCCGGACGCGCGCTACGAGCTCCGCTATCAAATCGAAGCCGTCAAAGGCGGAGCCAGCGGAACCATCATGCTTGTTCCCGCGCTGGCACCCGACGCCTACGCCCCGGACCGGGCTCCCGATAGTGGGGCCAACGTAGCCAACCAAAAACAACCCGACGAACTCTAA
- a CDS encoding sulfatase-like hydrolase/transferase, which produces MIKHILSCALVASFSTTNLLAAPSEKPNIILILADDLGNGDLGYNGCKDIRTPQLDLLASQSLILTDTHTTASVCAPSRAGLMSGTYQQRHGFECNGPHGKDGLPGSVVTYAEAMKDAGYETMGLGKWHLGYQPDMHPNAQGFDHFSGFLAGGRSYWSQKKTNNSSMLQRNGTQVPEEKIGYLTDWLTDEAMRLIKKRNTEKPFFMYLSYNAPHTPMHAKEEDLKKYESIEKKNRRTYAAMVDNMDANIGRLLIFLDDQKLRENSIIIFTSDNGGATTNASDNGIYRGMKGSKWEGGHRVPCLISWPKAGIHGGHRVPLLSSTVDFMATSLDAAGEAPQIDKLKLDGVSLLPALRQGPAAKPTAARNALYFRRSAAAAIRENQWQLIRVTEEDNSHRYLLFDLSKDIGQTVDLSQEQPERLQKLATKLQTWEQDMQEPKWLEGKMWEKNQRLKHKMDVIGRDAERRLP; this is translated from the coding sequence ATGATCAAACACATCCTCAGCTGCGCCCTTGTCGCCAGCTTCTCAACAACCAACCTTCTCGCCGCTCCGAGCGAGAAGCCGAACATCATTCTCATCCTTGCCGACGACCTCGGCAATGGCGACCTCGGCTACAACGGCTGCAAGGACATCCGAACCCCTCAACTCGATCTACTCGCCAGTCAAAGCCTGATTCTCACGGACACCCACACCACCGCCAGCGTCTGCGCCCCCTCCCGGGCCGGACTGATGTCTGGCACCTATCAGCAGCGACACGGGTTCGAGTGCAACGGCCCCCACGGCAAGGACGGCCTGCCAGGCAGCGTCGTCACCTACGCCGAAGCAATGAAAGACGCCGGCTACGAAACGATGGGGCTCGGCAAGTGGCACCTTGGATACCAACCTGACATGCATCCGAACGCCCAGGGTTTTGACCACTTCAGTGGATTTCTCGCCGGTGGCCGCAGCTACTGGTCACAAAAGAAAACCAACAACAGCAGCATGCTGCAACGCAATGGCACACAAGTTCCGGAAGAAAAAATCGGCTACCTCACCGATTGGCTGACTGATGAGGCGATGCGCTTAATCAAAAAGCGCAACACCGAAAAACCCTTCTTCATGTACCTCTCCTACAATGCACCCCACACCCCCATGCATGCTAAGGAGGAAGATTTGAAAAAGTATGAATCCATCGAGAAAAAAAACCGCCGCACCTACGCCGCGATGGTCGATAACATGGATGCCAATATCGGCCGCCTGCTCATCTTCCTCGATGATCAAAAATTGCGCGAAAACTCAATTATCATCTTCACCAGTGACAACGGCGGAGCCACCACCAATGCATCCGATAACGGCATCTACCGCGGGATGAAAGGCAGCAAATGGGAAGGCGGACACCGCGTCCCCTGCCTCATCTCCTGGCCCAAGGCCGGAATCCATGGAGGACACCGCGTTCCCCTGCTTTCCTCCACCGTCGACTTCATGGCCACCAGCCTGGATGCCGCCGGTGAAGCACCTCAAATTGACAAACTCAAGCTCGACGGCGTCAGCCTGCTTCCCGCCCTACGTCAGGGGCCTGCAGCCAAGCCCACTGCTGCTCGGAATGCCCTCTACTTCCGTCGCTCTGCCGCGGCCGCCATCCGTGAAAACCAATGGCAACTGATCCGGGTCACGGAAGAGGACAACAGCCACCGCTACCTACTCTTCGATCTATCCAAAGATATCGGCCAGACCGTAGACCTCAGCCAGGAACAACCGGAACGCCTGCAAAAACTCGCCACCAAACTTCAAACCTGGGAACAAGACATGCAAGAACCTAAATGGCTCGAAGGAAAAATGTGGGAAAAAAACCAGCGCCTGAAACACAAGATGGACGTCATCGGCCGCGATGCCGAACGTCGACTTCCCTGA
- a CDS encoding PEP-CTERM sorting domain-containing protein produces the protein MKNLTLGTAAALALASGLHASTTYIETFTNDSGTANQNLAHVGWKGYYGNNSGTPSVADTYTNNADFGINSGNDYFQAKQGWHSSGKHIETFIYTDEPGSIALQDITVLSVDIRRDFAGGSGANATARLALEIGGVWYVTDENRYSPRSSGDEATFTTLSIDPSSSLAAANWFTLADPSASLGLGAVPGTAFSGAETVTQYGVWFTDDSNGAGGTQWTKVDNFTVTSVPEPSSAVLLGIGGLSLVMRRRR, from the coding sequence ATGAAAAACTTAACATTGGGCACAGCGGCGGCCTTGGCTTTGGCCTCCGGCCTTCACGCATCGACGACGTACATTGAGACGTTTACCAACGACTCGGGAACGGCAAACCAGAACCTGGCACATGTCGGATGGAAAGGGTATTACGGCAACAACAGTGGGACGCCATCGGTTGCCGATACGTATACCAACAATGCAGACTTTGGGATCAACTCAGGGAATGATTACTTTCAAGCCAAACAAGGATGGCATAGTTCGGGCAAGCATATTGAAACCTTCATCTACACTGATGAACCGGGATCGATTGCCTTGCAGGATATCACGGTTTTATCCGTTGATATTCGACGTGATTTTGCAGGAGGTTCCGGTGCGAATGCCACTGCCAGACTTGCCTTGGAGATAGGTGGGGTGTGGTATGTGACGGATGAGAACCGATACTCGCCACGGTCATCCGGTGATGAGGCGACATTTACGACCCTGTCGATTGACCCGAGCTCCAGTCTGGCTGCTGCGAACTGGTTCACCTTGGCTGATCCATCGGCAAGCCTTGGACTCGGGGCCGTGCCAGGGACTGCTTTTTCCGGGGCGGAAACGGTGACTCAGTATGGTGTTTGGTTTACCGATGATTCAAATGGTGCCGGTGGAACTCAGTGGACGAAGGTGGATAACTTTACGGTAACGAGTGTCCCCGAGCCTTCATCAGCAGTTCTGCTTGGTATTGGGGGCTTGAGTTTAGTGATGCGTCGCCGCAGATAA
- a CDS encoding substrate-binding domain-containing protein: MSEAFQYRWQQLAHRLMRDLARDPQVDLPGIRALGEKYQVSRVTVEHAFRYMERLDVITAASPGKKREIKRDVLLSVLGRKEAEQKRMLFLTKDPEHHPAFMTKVFFDLLHHRCEREKISLNYLQVPASAEATRQMVGALNPDGVVMHVLAQEHVRELAQLALPAVSLGTAVEGVPSMSTSYGHLLMGAFHCAWQAGHQRVTAPLWNKPAALRQLLGEALEPAFERAGCSFSLNYHLPSISGTGPEDYGDYLHRAFQHTPPTCLILGNFSQYLMAVSYLMQQGLRIPDDVSVILLSHDTMFDDVLPTIAHFRHPVECTVDRSYDLLVRQIEGESVSGHEEVDPVWVLGDSLKCIV, from the coding sequence GTGTCCGAGGCTTTTCAATATCGTTGGCAGCAATTGGCGCATCGTTTGATGCGGGATTTGGCCCGGGACCCACAGGTTGATTTACCTGGAATCCGGGCCCTGGGGGAAAAGTATCAAGTCAGCCGGGTGACGGTGGAGCATGCTTTTCGCTACATGGAACGTTTGGATGTGATCACGGCGGCCTCACCAGGAAAAAAAAGGGAGATCAAGCGCGATGTCTTGTTGTCGGTTCTCGGAAGAAAGGAGGCAGAGCAAAAGCGGATGCTTTTTCTCACCAAGGACCCCGAACACCATCCGGCATTTATGACGAAGGTGTTTTTTGATTTATTGCACCATCGGTGTGAGCGGGAAAAAATCAGTTTGAATTACTTGCAGGTTCCCGCCTCGGCTGAGGCTACCCGGCAGATGGTAGGCGCATTGAACCCCGATGGGGTGGTCATGCATGTTCTGGCGCAAGAGCATGTCCGTGAGCTTGCGCAGTTGGCACTGCCGGCAGTGAGCCTGGGAACCGCGGTGGAGGGGGTGCCAAGCATGAGCACTTCCTATGGGCATCTGCTAATGGGCGCGTTTCATTGCGCGTGGCAGGCTGGTCACCAGCGAGTGACGGCGCCACTCTGGAACAAACCGGCTGCTTTGCGCCAACTTCTCGGTGAGGCGCTCGAGCCGGCTTTTGAACGAGCGGGATGTTCCTTTTCGTTGAATTATCATCTTCCCTCGATCAGTGGTACGGGGCCGGAAGATTATGGGGATTATCTGCATAGAGCATTTCAGCACACGCCGCCGACTTGTTTGATTCTGGGGAACTTCAGCCAGTACCTGATGGCGGTTTCCTACTTGATGCAGCAAGGATTGCGGATTCCGGATGATGTATCCGTGATTCTCTTGTCGCACGACACCATGTTTGACGATGTCCTTCCTACGATTGCTCACTTCAGGCACCCCGTGGAATGTACAGTGGATCGTTCCTACGATTTGTTAGTCAGGCAAATCGAGGGTGAGTCGGTCAGTGGTCATGAAGAAGTGGACCCGGTCTGGGTATTGGGTGATAGTTTGAAATGCATTGTCTAG